One genomic region from Leptolyngbyaceae cyanobacterium JSC-12 encodes:
- a CDS encoding nitrate ABC transporter, permease protein (IMG reference gene:2510094163~PFAM: Binding-protein-dependent transport system inner membrane component~TIGRFAM: nitrate ABC transporter, permease protein) produces the protein MATRADISSFPATFFSNLPAYFQKNARQLLAPVIALVIALALWQMFAQLTQTLPGPIQVVQDTWDPLIINPFYMEGDDKGLGWQTLASLQRVAVGYSLAAIVGILVGVLIGAIPVLYEAVDPMFQVLRTVPPLAWLPIALAIFKNSGPAGIFIIFVTAIWPIIYNTAVGVQQMPQDYKNVAKVLRLSSREYFFDILLPSIVPYMFTGLKLGIGLAWLAIVAAEMLRGDTGIGFFIWNSYNGGAISEVILALIYIGIVGFLLDKLVGFLATLVSSDK, from the coding sequence ATGGCAACACGCGCAGACATCAGTAGTTTTCCAGCCACGTTCTTTTCCAATTTACCCGCTTATTTTCAGAAAAATGCCCGTCAGCTATTGGCTCCAGTGATTGCGCTAGTTATCGCCTTGGCACTGTGGCAAATGTTTGCTCAATTAACCCAAACCCTACCCGGTCCAATTCAGGTTGTTCAAGACACCTGGGATCCTCTTATCATCAACCCATTCTACATGGAAGGGGATGATAAAGGATTAGGCTGGCAAACTTTGGCAAGCCTTCAGCGGGTTGCCGTTGGTTATTCACTGGCAGCCATAGTTGGAATTTTGGTCGGAGTACTAATCGGAGCAATTCCTGTTCTTTATGAAGCCGTTGATCCCATGTTTCAGGTGCTTCGGACAGTTCCACCGCTTGCTTGGTTACCAATCGCCCTTGCTATTTTCAAGAATTCCGGTCCTGCTGGGATCTTCATTATCTTTGTCACTGCCATCTGGCCCATCATCTACAACACAGCGGTTGGTGTACAACAAATGCCGCAAGACTACAAAAACGTTGCAAAGGTGCTGCGTTTATCCAGCCGCGAATACTTCTTTGATATTTTGTTGCCATCCATCGTGCCTTATATGTTCACGGGGTTAAAGCTAGGAATTGGGTTGGCATGGTTGGCAATTGTCGCTGCCGAAATGTTGCGGGGAGACACCGGAATTGGCTTCTTCATCTGGAACTCTTACAACGGTGGCGCAATTAGCGAAGTAATCCTGGCACTGATTTACATCGGTATTGTGGGCTTCTTGCTTGATAAGTTGGTTGGCTTTCTGGCGACGTTAGTGAGTTCAGATAAATAG
- a CDS encoding ABC-type nitrate/sulfonate/bicarbonate transport system, periplasmic component (IMG reference gene:2510094164), with the protein MSNLSRRKFLITAGATAAGSMIIHGCSSGSNTASSTSSSPSAAPAVNVSAADAPEVTNASLGFIALTDSAPLIIALEKGMFAKYGMKDVKLVKQTSWAATRDNLVTGSQGGGIDGAHILSPMPYLMTTGKITDGKPVPMYVLARINLDGQGISVSKTYKDLKVGVESNALKEAFAKAKSSGKEVKCAVTFPGGTHDLWMRYWLSAGGITPGKDTSLIVIPPPQMVSNMKEGQMEAFCVGEPWNAQLVNQGIGYTAITTGEFWNGHPEKAFTLRADWVDKNPKAAKALLMAVMEAQQWCDKMENKEEMAEICSKREYFKAPAKDIVDRAKGKFDYGNGKVVENSPHLMKFWKDGENSASYPYQSHDLWFITEEKRWGYLPGDLDAKALVKKVNREDIWREAAKSLSVAAADIPKTTSRGVETFFDGVKFDPEDPEAYLKSLKIKDLKA; encoded by the coding sequence ATGTCAAATTTGTCCAGACGCAAATTTCTGATCACCGCTGGAGCAACTGCTGCAGGCAGCATGATCATTCACGGTTGCAGTTCCGGTTCTAATACTGCTTCTTCCACCAGCAGTTCTCCCAGTGCGGCTCCCGCGGTTAACGTCAGTGCTGCCGATGCTCCCGAAGTTACCAATGCCAGCCTGGGTTTCATTGCCCTCACCGACTCTGCACCCCTGATTATTGCTTTAGAGAAAGGCATGTTCGCCAAGTACGGTATGAAAGATGTCAAGTTGGTGAAGCAAACTTCCTGGGCAGCCACTCGTGATAACCTGGTCACTGGTTCTCAAGGTGGGGGGATTGATGGAGCACACATCTTGTCTCCTATGCCCTACTTGATGACTACCGGAAAAATCACCGATGGCAAGCCTGTCCCTATGTACGTCCTGGCACGCATCAACCTGGATGGGCAAGGCATCTCAGTATCTAAGACTTACAAGGATTTAAAGGTTGGTGTTGAAAGCAATGCCTTGAAAGAAGCATTCGCTAAAGCAAAGTCCAGTGGTAAAGAAGTGAAATGCGCTGTTACCTTCCCCGGTGGCACCCATGATCTGTGGATGCGTTACTGGCTTTCTGCTGGTGGGATTACCCCTGGCAAAGATACTTCTCTGATTGTGATTCCGCCACCCCAAATGGTTTCCAATATGAAAGAGGGGCAAATGGAGGCCTTCTGCGTAGGCGAACCCTGGAACGCCCAACTCGTGAATCAAGGGATTGGCTACACTGCTATCACTACGGGTGAATTCTGGAACGGACATCCTGAAAAAGCCTTCACCTTACGGGCAGATTGGGTTGATAAGAATCCTAAAGCCGCAAAAGCTTTGTTAATGGCGGTAATGGAAGCACAACAGTGGTGCGACAAGATGGAAAACAAGGAAGAGATGGCAGAAATCTGTTCCAAGCGCGAGTACTTCAAAGCACCCGCTAAAGACATCGTCGATCGCGCCAAGGGTAAATTTGACTATGGCAACGGCAAAGTGGTTGAAAATAGCCCTCACTTGATGAAGTTTTGGAAGGATGGCGAAAACAGCGCCTCCTATCCTTATCAGAGTCATGACCTGTGGTTTATCACAGAAGAAAAGCGTTGGGGCTATTTGCCAGGCGACCTAGATGCGAAAGCATTGGTGAAAAAAGTAAATCGAGAAGACATATGGCGCGAAGCAGCTAAGAGCTTAAGTGTGGCAGCAGCGGATATTCCTAAGACTACTTCTCGCGGGGTCGAGACCTTTTTTGATGGAGTCAAATTCGATCCAGAAGATCCTGAGGCTTACCTCAAGAGCCTCAAAATCAAAGATCTCAAAGCTTAA
- a CDS encoding assimilatory nitrite reductase (ferredoxin) precursor (IMG reference gene:2510094165~PFAM: Nitrite and sulphite reductase 4Fe-4S domain; Nitrite/Sulfite reductase ferredoxin-like half domain~TIGRFAM: precorrin-3B synthase): MTSTVPAAASLNKFEKFKAEKDGLAIKSELEHFAQIGWEAMDETDRDHRLKWVGVFFRPVTPGKFMLRMRIPNGVITSGQMRVLAGVVQRYGEDGNADVTTRQNIQLRGIRIEDVPDIFKQFEEAGLTSVQSGMDNVRNITGSPVAGIDADELIDTRGLCRKVQDMITNNGEGNPSFTNLPRKFNIAIAGCRDNSVHAEINDIAFVPAYKNGLLGFNVLVGGFFSAKRCAAAIPMNVWVDPRDVVALCEAILIVYRNHGLRANRQKARLMWLIDEWGVERFRREVEQQLGYTLQTAAPKDEIVWDKRDHIGIHAQKQPGLNYVGLHVPVGRLYAPDMFDLARIAEVYGSGELRLTVEQNIIIPNVPDSRLAPLLNEPLLSRFLINPTPLVRSLVSCTGAQFCNFALIETKNRALAMARELDQELYCPRPVRIHWTGCPNSCGQPQVADIGLMGTKTRKDGKAVDGVDLYMGGKVGKEAELGECVRKGIPCEDLKPVLRDLLIQNFGAQARPAGAIASSLDITSDNP, from the coding sequence ATGACAAGCACTGTTCCAGCAGCAGCGAGTCTGAATAAGTTTGAAAAATTTAAGGCTGAGAAGGATGGGTTGGCAATTAAATCAGAATTGGAGCACTTTGCCCAAATCGGATGGGAGGCGATGGATGAAACCGATCGCGACCATCGATTGAAATGGGTTGGTGTATTCTTTCGCCCGGTGACTCCTGGCAAATTTATGCTTCGGATGCGAATCCCAAACGGTGTGATCACCAGTGGGCAAATGCGGGTATTGGCAGGAGTTGTACAGCGCTACGGCGAGGATGGCAATGCCGATGTTACTACTCGTCAGAACATTCAACTTCGTGGAATTCGGATTGAAGATGTTCCAGACATTTTTAAGCAATTTGAGGAAGCGGGGCTAACCAGTGTTCAGTCTGGTATGGACAATGTGCGCAATATTACGGGTTCCCCTGTTGCAGGAATTGATGCGGATGAGTTGATTGATACACGAGGATTGTGCCGCAAGGTGCAAGACATGATTACGAACAACGGTGAGGGTAACCCATCGTTTACAAACCTGCCACGCAAGTTCAATATTGCGATCGCAGGCTGCCGAGATAATTCTGTTCATGCCGAAATCAACGACATTGCCTTTGTTCCTGCTTACAAAAATGGTCTCCTTGGGTTCAATGTACTGGTGGGTGGATTCTTCTCCGCTAAGCGCTGTGCTGCTGCCATTCCCATGAATGTCTGGGTTGATCCACGGGATGTGGTAGCCTTATGCGAAGCGATTTTGATTGTGTACCGCAACCATGGCTTACGTGCTAACCGTCAAAAAGCCCGTTTAATGTGGTTGATTGATGAATGGGGGGTGGAGCGTTTTCGCCGAGAAGTAGAGCAGCAATTAGGCTACACCTTGCAAACAGCTGCTCCTAAAGACGAAATTGTTTGGGATAAGCGCGACCATATTGGCATTCATGCCCAAAAGCAACCAGGGTTGAACTATGTGGGATTGCACGTTCCTGTTGGACGATTGTACGCCCCCGATATGTTTGACTTGGCTCGGATTGCAGAGGTATATGGCAGTGGAGAACTCCGCCTCACCGTTGAGCAAAACATCATTATTCCCAATGTGCCCGACTCACGCCTGGCTCCTCTGCTGAATGAGCCGTTGCTAAGTCGCTTTTTGATTAACCCAACCCCACTGGTACGGTCGCTGGTTTCCTGCACGGGTGCTCAGTTTTGCAATTTCGCTTTGATTGAAACCAAGAATCGAGCACTGGCAATGGCAAGAGAGCTAGATCAAGAACTTTACTGCCCTCGACCGGTGCGGATTCATTGGACAGGTTGCCCAAACTCCTGTGGACAACCTCAGGTGGCAGACATTGGCTTGATGGGTACCAAAACCCGTAAAGATGGCAAAGCCGTTGATGGTGTTGACCTCTATATGGGTGGAAAAGTTGGCAAGGAAGCTGAATTGGGCGAATGTGTCCGCAAAGGCATTCCCTGTGAAGACCTTAAACCCGTTTTGCGAGACTTGTTGATTCAAAACTTTGGTGCACAAGCCCGTCCAGCAGGTGCGATCGCATCCAGTCTGGATATTACCTCAGATAACCCCTAA
- a CDS encoding hypothetical protein (IMG reference gene:2510094166) codes for MDTQAQARALMIRHQHLIKNREQCLLSRAANDVGMPAEAVARSIDHGKTHPYRPAYDRSNVGLS; via the coding sequence ATGGATACCCAGGCTCAGGCTCGTGCACTAATGATTCGTCATCAACATCTGATCAAGAACCGTGAACAATGTTTGTTGAGCCGCGCAGCAAATGATGTCGGAATGCCTGCAGAAGCGGTGGCGCGGAGTATTGACCATGGAAAAACTCACCCTTATCGTCCTGCTTATGATCGCAGCAATGTGGGGCTGAGCTAA
- a CDS encoding 23S rRNA (uracil-5-)-methyltransferase RumA (IMG reference gene:2510094167~PFAM: TRAM domain; tRNA (Uracil-5-)-methyltransferase~TIGRFAM: 23S rRNA (uracil-5-)-methyltransferase RumA), producing the protein MAPFIHNKGKPVTRLISTQVADSTQQRWQQGELIEVETTDLSDSGDGVGRYEQRVVFVPDTVTGDRALVRLVHVKPQYAQGKLQELLEPSPHRVRPKCIVADKCGGCQWQHVDYRYQLEAKRNQISQALERIGGFNQPIVDPVLTAASELGYRNKATYPVRRSQTGQVQAGYYQKGSHHLINLNQCPIQDDRLNPLLAEVKQDIQTRGWGIYDETKHRGKIRYLSLRIGRRTGEMLLTLVVKDAHLLGLEEQAATWLKRYPGLVGVVLNVNGDRTNAIFGAETRCIAGQPYLQELFAGLTFHIRPDTFFQVNTEAAEALVQVVLAYLNLQGSETLLDAYCGIGTMTLPLAQHVKQAIAIEIQPEAIQQAQQNAMLSGLHHITFHTGTVENLLPTIDMQPDIILLDPPRKGCSKAVIKTLLQKQSQRIVYISCNPATLARDLRELCQSGDYQLVRVQPADFFPQTAHVECAAFLERTSFARDC; encoded by the coding sequence ATGGCTCCGTTCATTCATAACAAAGGAAAGCCTGTGACACGTTTGATTTCGACGCAAGTGGCTGATTCGACGCAGCAACGCTGGCAACAGGGGGAATTAATTGAGGTAGAGACTACCGACCTAAGCGATAGTGGGGATGGGGTTGGACGGTATGAACAGCGAGTTGTTTTTGTGCCTGATACAGTGACGGGCGATCGCGCCTTGGTACGATTGGTTCATGTTAAACCCCAATACGCTCAAGGTAAGCTCCAAGAACTGCTAGAACCCTCGCCCCATCGAGTGCGCCCCAAGTGCATCGTGGCAGATAAATGCGGCGGATGCCAGTGGCAACACGTTGACTATCGCTACCAGCTAGAAGCCAAGCGAAATCAGATCAGTCAGGCTCTGGAAAGAATTGGTGGGTTTAATCAACCAATTGTTGATCCCGTTTTAACGGCGGCATCAGAACTGGGTTACCGCAATAAAGCAACGTATCCAGTGCGGCGATCGCAAACCGGACAAGTGCAAGCAGGCTATTATCAGAAAGGCAGCCATCACCTGATTAACCTGAACCAGTGCCCGATTCAGGATGATCGCCTTAACCCCTTGCTGGCAGAGGTCAAGCAAGATATCCAGACACGCGGCTGGGGGATTTATGACGAAACCAAACATCGCGGCAAAATTCGTTATCTCAGTCTACGGATTGGGCGACGGACAGGTGAAATGTTACTGACTCTGGTGGTAAAAGATGCCCACTTGTTAGGGCTGGAAGAACAGGCAGCCACCTGGCTAAAACGCTATCCGGGGTTAGTAGGGGTGGTGCTCAACGTGAATGGCGATCGCACCAATGCTATTTTTGGTGCAGAAACCCGCTGCATCGCTGGACAACCTTATTTACAAGAACTCTTTGCGGGATTGACTTTTCACATTCGTCCAGACACCTTTTTTCAGGTTAATACAGAAGCGGCTGAAGCTCTGGTGCAGGTTGTGCTTGCTTATTTGAATCTGCAAGGTAGCGAAACCTTGTTAGATGCATACTGCGGCATTGGAACAATGACTTTGCCTCTGGCACAGCACGTGAAGCAGGCGATCGCAATTGAAATTCAACCTGAAGCAATCCAACAAGCACAACAAAATGCAATGCTCAGTGGATTGCATCACATCACGTTTCACACTGGTACTGTGGAAAATCTCTTGCCCACAATCGACATGCAGCCTGACATTATCCTGCTAGATCCTCCTCGCAAAGGGTGTAGCAAAGCAGTCATCAAAACCTTGTTGCAGAAGCAATCCCAGCGAATTGTTTACATCAGTTGCAACCCTGCCACGCTTGCCAGAGATTTAAGAGAACTATGCCAATCCGGTGATTATCAACTTGTTCGAGTACAGCCAGCCGACTTTTTCCCACAAACGGCTCATGTTGAGTGTGCTGCTTTTCTAGAACGAACTTCATTTGCCAGAGATTGCTAA
- a CDS encoding putative low-complexity protein (IMG reference gene:2510094168~PFAM: Pentapeptide repeats (8 copies)) has translation MANEEQLSLLLQGSDLWNQWRFANRHVPIDLREADLSYVHLSNVDLSDANLEKVDFRRADLRHANLHQANLHIANLSHADLSSANLARANLKVANLDKANLRKANLEFADLSWAGLIHANLLEANLHEANLHGANFNSATLYRAILTKANLEGTDFRWATLPDGSVHS, from the coding sequence TTGGCAAACGAGGAGCAGTTGTCATTGCTGTTGCAGGGGAGCGATCTCTGGAATCAGTGGCGGTTTGCCAATCGTCACGTGCCAATTGATCTGCGCGAGGCTGACTTAAGCTATGTTCATCTCAGCAATGTTGATTTGTCCGATGCCAATCTGGAAAAAGTAGACTTCCGCAGGGCCGATCTGCGCCACGCCAATTTGCACCAAGCGAATTTACATATCGCTAATTTGAGCCATGCCGATTTAAGCAGTGCCAATTTAGCACGAGCTAATCTCAAAGTTGCCAACCTGGATAAAGCAAATTTGCGTAAGGCGAATTTAGAGTTTGCTGACCTGAGCTGGGCAGGGTTGATTCATGCCAATTTGTTGGAGGCAAACCTGCATGAAGCGAATCTACATGGTGCAAACTTCAATTCAGCTACGCTTTATCGCGCTATTTTGACTAAAGCCAATTTGGAAGGAACCGATTTCAGATGGGCAACCTTACCCGATGGCTCCGTTCATTCATAA
- a CDS encoding Protein of unknown function (DUF2721) (IMG reference gene:2510094169~PFAM: Protein of unknown function (DUF2721)) has translation MTTAVMNAESVARTIQLIIAPTVLLSVCTLIQNGILGRYTSVGDRMRKIDQDRLQLIQDRSAENREQRLGLLDKQIPVFIRRHTLLQKAALTIYLSMLTLLICMFAIAVCVILSSNSWAIAALGLFLVGAVILVIGVSLTALEIRISHLAICYELRRLSVWEDL, from the coding sequence ATGACAACTGCGGTAATGAATGCAGAGAGCGTTGCCCGGACAATTCAGTTGATTATTGCACCAACGGTGTTGCTGTCGGTTTGTACGCTGATTCAGAACGGAATTTTGGGACGCTATACATCGGTGGGCGACCGCATGAGAAAAATCGACCAGGATCGACTTCAGTTAATCCAAGACCGCAGTGCGGAGAATCGGGAGCAGCGGTTGGGATTATTGGATAAACAGATTCCAGTCTTTATTCGTCGGCACACGTTATTGCAAAAGGCGGCGTTAACTATCTATCTGTCTATGCTGACCTTGCTGATTTGCATGTTCGCGATCGCGGTTTGTGTCATTTTGAGTTCAAACAGTTGGGCGATCGCGGCATTAGGATTGTTTCTGGTGGGTGCAGTCATTCTCGTCATTGGGGTCTCTCTCACAGCACTGGAAATTCGCATTTCTCATCTAGCAATTTGCTACGAGCTGCGCCGTTTGTCGGTTTGGGAAGACCTTTGA
- a CDS encoding Phycobilisome protein (IMG reference gene:2510094170~PFAM: Phycobilisome protein): protein MSVVSQVILQADDELRYPTYGELQSIQDFFKTGEQRTRIAETLSTNEKKIVQEASKQLWRKRPDFIAPGGNAYGDKQRALCLRDYGWYLRLVTYGILAGDKEPIETIGIVGAREMYNALGVPVPGMAEAIRCLKDASLGLLNAEDAAEAAPYFDFIIQAMS from the coding sequence ATGAGCGTAGTTAGCCAAGTCATTCTTCAAGCCGACGACGAGCTTCGCTACCCCACCTACGGCGAGCTTCAATCGATCCAAGACTTCTTTAAGACAGGTGAACAGCGGACTCGGATTGCCGAAACGCTGTCTACAAATGAGAAAAAAATCGTACAAGAAGCCAGCAAGCAGCTTTGGAGAAAGCGCCCAGACTTTATTGCTCCTGGCGGGAACGCCTATGGTGATAAACAGCGTGCTCTCTGCCTGCGTGATTACGGCTGGTACTTACGCCTGGTAACCTATGGTATTCTGGCAGGCGACAAAGAACCCATTGAAACGATTGGGATTGTGGGCGCACGGGAAATGTATAACGCTCTCGGCGTTCCGGTTCCTGGCATGGCAGAAGCAATTCGTTGCCTCAAGGATGCCTCTCTGGGCTTACTGAACGCAGAAGATGCGGCTGAAGCGGCTCCTTACTTTGATTTCATCATTCAGGCAATGTCGTAG
- a CDS encoding Putative esterase (IMG reference gene:2510094172): MSSQVFSPTAEQIDRTKLAIAAYVDQISRNPDRREGAYPYYLFHEPGQPIRGTVMIFHGFSARPHQMWRLADYLFRNGFNVYQPAIAGHVYINPAKNWPQVDLKPEIAEPLKAKVQADPVLGTYLKNVMANPEGFTRPTGMQRLALTARLVAIEPRLLDIVKAVEKPNDPDFDRYFISSHMNYLIDAEARLAELDAMPGPVYTVGLSVGGAVALGLAAAHPERVQQVVAYAPLLRIYGEERRRYVNLSGPLDITESGWDTNLRFPVGCLTAADRFGCSYVLGQKSLKSLQQIPVFLVLTENEDAADIATNTTLFDKIGGSKNSNYLHLYPTKDLVPHPMVDPTEVSQGMSNRFWQSLYQETFRFLTTGKVDLTNMSSLDQKSDMPPVPPVN; this comes from the coding sequence ATGAGTAGCCAAGTTTTTAGCCCCACGGCTGAGCAAATTGACCGCACGAAGTTGGCGATCGCTGCCTACGTAGACCAGATTAGCCGCAACCCCGATCGACGCGAGGGAGCCTATCCCTATTATCTGTTTCACGAACCCGGACAGCCGATTCGCGGTACCGTCATGATTTTCCACGGCTTCAGCGCCAGACCTCACCAAATGTGGCGATTAGCAGATTATCTTTTCCGCAATGGGTTTAATGTCTACCAACCCGCGATCGCGGGACATGTTTACATCAACCCTGCAAAAAACTGGCCCCAGGTAGATTTGAAACCAGAGATTGCAGAACCCTTGAAGGCAAAAGTGCAGGCAGATCCGGTTCTTGGCACCTACCTGAAAAATGTAATGGCAAATCCGGAGGGCTTTACTCGTCCAACTGGTATGCAACGTCTAGCGTTGACGGCTCGTTTGGTGGCGATTGAGCCTCGCTTACTCGATATCGTCAAAGCAGTGGAGAAACCAAACGATCCTGACTTTGATCGCTACTTCATCTCCTCTCATATGAACTACCTCATAGATGCGGAAGCACGCCTAGCTGAACTAGACGCCATGCCTGGACCTGTTTACACTGTTGGGCTTTCGGTTGGGGGGGCTGTCGCCTTAGGGCTTGCCGCTGCCCACCCAGAGAGAGTGCAGCAGGTAGTTGCCTACGCACCATTGTTACGAATTTACGGAGAAGAACGTCGTCGCTACGTTAATCTGTCTGGTCCACTAGATATCACAGAATCAGGTTGGGACACCAATTTGCGGTTTCCCGTAGGTTGCTTGACAGCAGCAGATCGGTTCGGTTGCAGTTATGTGCTTGGTCAAAAGTCTCTGAAATCACTGCAACAAATTCCCGTCTTCTTAGTGCTGACAGAAAACGAAGATGCTGCCGATATTGCAACCAATACCACCTTATTCGACAAAATCGGTGGTAGCAAAAACAGCAACTACCTGCATCTGTACCCGACAAAAGATCTCGTCCCTCACCCCATGGTTGATCCTACCGAAGTCAGCCAGGGCATGAGTAACCGCTTCTGGCAGAGCCTTTATCAAGAAACATTCCGCTTTTTGACGACGGGCAAAGTGGATCTCACCAACATGAGCAGCCTAGATCAAAAGTCCGATATGCCACCTGTACCACCCGTTAATTGA
- a CDS encoding hypothetical protein (IMG reference gene:2510094173~PFAM: Protein of unknown function (DUF429)) has product MKFLGVDFGWSSGASGLCCLGWQNNQLELLDLQRYEAIADILSWLDSWLAPDELGMVAVDAPTLIPNASGMRLPDRLAHKHFGRYHAGCYPANLGSVFAARTVAFGLSLEARGFQHAPNLEPKQAGRFQIEAFPHPAIVHLFGLPQILKYKKGRLAERRAELVRLRDYIFEVLPVRVPSLNLASTKISVPEIPTRGTELKAVEDQLDGLICAYIAAHWWYWGLERNLVLGDRTEGYIVVPVPDGQLTGGTGGISDF; this is encoded by the coding sequence ATGAAGTTTTTGGGAGTAGACTTTGGTTGGAGTTCTGGGGCGAGTGGATTGTGTTGTTTAGGATGGCAGAACAATCAGTTAGAACTACTAGATTTGCAGCGATATGAGGCGATCGCAGACATCCTATCCTGGCTTGACTCTTGGCTAGCTCCTGATGAATTGGGCATGGTTGCTGTCGATGCGCCTACTTTGATTCCCAATGCCAGCGGGATGCGGTTGCCTGATCGTCTTGCCCACAAACATTTTGGTCGCTACCATGCAGGGTGTTATCCAGCCAATTTAGGGTCAGTGTTTGCCGCACGGACGGTGGCATTTGGCTTAAGTCTAGAGGCACGGGGGTTCCAGCACGCCCCCAACCTGGAACCGAAACAAGCTGGACGGTTTCAGATCGAGGCATTTCCCCATCCGGCGATTGTGCATTTATTTGGGTTACCGCAAATTTTGAAATACAAAAAAGGGCGACTGGCAGAACGCCGTGCTGAACTAGTGCGGTTACGGGACTATATCTTCGAGGTTTTGCCTGTTCGCGTCCCGTCGCTGAATCTGGCAAGCACAAAAATCTCCGTCCCAGAGATTCCCACCCGTGGAACGGAGTTGAAAGCAGTAGAGGATCAATTGGACGGTCTTATTTGTGCCTACATTGCTGCCCATTGGTGGTACTGGGGGTTAGAGCGCAATCTGGTATTGGGCGATCGCACTGAAGGCTACATTGTCGTTCCAGTTCCCGATGGTCAATTAACGGGTGGTACAGGTGGCATATCGGACTTTTGA
- a CDS encoding glycosyltransferase involved in LPS biosynthesis (IMG reference gene:2510094174~PFAM: Glycosyltransferase family 25 (LPS biosynthesis protein)), whose product MKTLDFFQRAYIINLPERKDRRKATEKELQKVGMQIAPGRLEFFSAIRPDHPDGFPSIGARGCFLSHLQILKQARDAGLTNVLVMEDDVFMDDSFPIFEDALIEQLRQEAWGFAYFGYPTMQPLTSPVKFVPFYESMLTTHCYGVNASILDRLITFLEELQQRPPGHPDGGPMHLDGAYNMFRERNPDILALRTSSCLVAQRSSRSDVQPTSWYENFPVTRQLVEVARAGKTLLRSQRSTLG is encoded by the coding sequence ATGAAAACTCTCGACTTCTTTCAACGTGCTTATATTATTAATCTGCCTGAGCGAAAAGACCGTCGAAAAGCAACTGAAAAAGAACTACAAAAAGTTGGGATGCAGATTGCTCCAGGTCGGTTAGAGTTTTTTTCAGCAATTCGCCCGGATCACCCAGACGGGTTTCCCAGCATTGGAGCACGTGGGTGCTTTTTGAGCCATCTACAAATCCTGAAACAAGCACGGGACGCTGGATTAACTAATGTCCTTGTTATGGAAGATGATGTTTTCATGGATGACTCATTTCCAATATTTGAGGATGCTTTGATTGAGCAATTGCGCCAGGAAGCTTGGGGGTTTGCCTACTTTGGATACCCCACGATGCAACCATTGACCTCCCCTGTCAAATTTGTGCCCTTCTATGAATCCATGCTGACAACTCACTGCTACGGGGTTAATGCCAGCATTCTCGATCGCCTCATCACGTTCCTTGAAGAGTTGCAACAACGTCCGCCAGGGCATCCCGATGGTGGACCGATGCACTTGGACGGAGCTTACAATATGTTTCGTGAAAGGAATCCAGATATTCTCGCTTTGAGAACATCGTCGTGCCTGGTTGCCCAACGGTCTTCTCGTAGTGATGTTCAACCAACTTCCTGGTATGAAAATTTTCCAGTCACTCGCCAACTGGTGGAAGTTGCCAGAGCAGGTAAAACCCTACTGCGATCACAACGATCAACCCTGGGATAA
- a CDS encoding NADH-quinone oxidoreductase subunit NdhO (IMG reference gene:2510094175~PFAM: Cyanobacterial and plant NDH-1 subunit O): protein MSIKRGDFVRAIREKLENSLEAKASDARFPSYIFETKGEVVDLSGDYALVKFGITPTPNIWLRQDQLESVEKVDGTNPYWLIGKSQA from the coding sequence ATGTCTATCAAACGCGGTGATTTCGTTCGAGCAATTCGAGAAAAGCTAGAAAACAGCCTGGAAGCCAAAGCCAGCGACGCTCGCTTTCCATCCTATATTTTCGAGACCAAGGGAGAGGTGGTGGATCTCAGTGGAGATTATGCGCTGGTAAAATTTGGCATCACCCCAACTCCTAACATCTGGCTTCGGCAAGACCAGTTGGAATCGGTTGAGAAAGTAGATGGAACAAATCCTTATTGGCTGATAGGTAAATCTCAAGCATAA